CTGACCCAATCCTACTTGTTCTAGCATAGCGATCGCACGATTAACCATTTGTTCGGAAGTTATGCTTTGATGCAGTTCTAAACCCATTTTGACGTTCTGCAATGCTGTGAGACTACCGTGAAGATTATGCGCTTGAAAAATATAACCGTTGTTGCGCCTTGCTAATGTCAGTTCTTTCGCAGTTGCACCGCATAATTCTCGTTCCAAAACACGCATACTGCCATCTTGGGTGGAACGCAGCCCTCCTACAAGTGTCAGAAGTGTGGTTTTTCCAGACCCTGAGAGACCTGTCATAATGACAATTTCACCTGGATTTATTTCTAAGTTGATGTCGAATAACACTTGTTTGCGGAGTTGACCGCGACCGAAATAATGATTGAGGTTTTTGATGGAGATGACGGATTTCATGATGATTTTTAACCGCAGATGAACGCAGATGGACGCGGATAATTAATTGAACGAACGACTGTAGGGGATCGAGGCATTGCGCCCCTAATCACACATTTTTTAAAACATATCTGCTGGATCGGCAGATTGCAGTTTTCGAGTGGCGATCGCACCTGAAATAATACACATAATTAGGGTTAGTACAAGGACTGTTATCGCTCGTGCTAAGGTCATGTAAATGGGTAAGTTGGTTGCATTTCTTGTTAAAGAATAAAGACCAAAAGGCACTACTAATCCAGGAATGAAGCCTAGAATTGCTAAAATAATCGCTTCTTCAAAAATGACTCCTAGTAGATAGAGATTTTGATATCCCATTGCTTTGAAGGTAGCGTATTCTTTAATATGGGCATTGACATCTGTGGAAAGAACTTGATACACAATAATGATGCCGACTATAAACCCCATTGCTACTCCCAATCCAAAGATGAAGCCAATGGGGCTTTCTGTTTGCCAATAGTTTTGCTCGAATTGAATAAATTCTTCGTGGGTTAAAGCTTTGACATCGTCTGGCAAGTAAGTTTGTAATGCTT
This genomic interval from Scytonema hofmannii PCC 7110 contains the following:
- a CDS encoding DevA family ABC transporter ATP-binding protein yields the protein MKSVISIKNLNHYFGRGQLRKQVLFDINLEINPGEIVIMTGLSGSGKTTLLTLVGGLRSTQDGSMRVLERELCGATAKELTLARRNNGYIFQAHNLHGSLTALQNVKMGLELHQSITSEQMVNRAIAMLEQVGLGQRINYYPDDLSGGQKQRVAIARALVAEPKIVLADEPTAALDKKSGRDVVELMQHLAKEKSCTILLVTHDNRILDIADRIVYMEDGRLASQESTSNNTIRQAGSGAGDTTINLQQTGGIYVY